A region of Heliangelus exortis chromosome 4, bHelExo1.hap1, whole genome shotgun sequence DNA encodes the following proteins:
- the RWDD4 gene encoding RWD domain-containing protein 4 yields MAANEDQEMELEALRSIYEGDVCFRELSPVSFQYRIGESGDPKAFLIEVSWPETYPQTAPVISMDAFFNNTISSAIKQSILDKLMVEVEANLGTAMTYTLFEYAKDNKELLMENQPVNTVTSVSNSIAIATPDVPASKKKDKKEQLSKTQKRKLADKTDNKGELPRGWNWVDVIKHVSIFKLSYFNAERFVKNSKNLLLLLHSNLHIFPALKC; encoded by the exons ATGGCGGCCAACGAGGACCAGGAG atggAGCTGGAAGCGCTGCGCTCTATCTACGAGGGAGACGTCTGCTTCAGGGAGCTGAGCCCCGTTTCCTTCCAGTACCGG atagGTGAAAGTGGAGATCCCAAAGCCTTTCTGATAGAAGTTTCTTGGCCAGAAACGTATCCACAAACAGCACCAGTCATATCAATGGATGCTTTCTTCAACAACACAAT ATCTTCAGCTATTAAACAAAGTATATTGGATAAGTTAATGGTAGAAGTTGAAGCAAATCTTGGGACAGCTATGACATACACACTTTTTGAATATGCCAAAGATAATAAAGAGTTATTAATGGAAAATCAGCCTGTTAACACTGTG ACTTCAGTAAGCAATAGTATTGCAATTGCAACTCCTGATGTGCCAGCaagtaagaaaaaagataaaaaggagCAGTTATCCAAAACACAGAAACGAAAACTAGCCGATAAAACAG ATAACAAAGGGGAGCTTCCACGAGGATGGAACTGGGTGGATGTAATTAAG CATGTAAGTATTTTCAAGTTATCCTATTTTAATGCTGAAAGATTTGTAAAAAATAGTAAGAACTTGTTGCTCCTCTTGCATTctaatttacatatttttcctgctttaaaatgCTGA